In the genome of Blastopirellula marina, one region contains:
- a CDS encoding peroxiredoxin family protein, producing MLFKSSMIGMSLCLVSFVAAQSDAAELKAGDEAPAFTLDGESADPVKLSDFKGKKLVITFNRANWCPYCMKQVTDLQKHYGEIKDAGAELLVVFREEATGADGLKKIRDKTKATMPFALDLEAEKTGAYSPEGFDTYVIDEQGKIITVLEGTKPDRPMGDEILKVLRK from the coding sequence ATGCTTTTCAAGTCGTCGATGATCGGAATGAGTCTTTGCCTAGTGAGCTTTGTTGCTGCGCAATCAGACGCCGCTGAATTGAAAGCGGGAGATGAAGCTCCTGCATTCACGTTAGATGGTGAGTCGGCCGATCCAGTCAAGCTTTCAGACTTCAAAGGGAAGAAGCTGGTCATCACGTTCAACCGAGCCAACTGGTGCCCATACTGCATGAAACAAGTGACCGATTTGCAGAAGCATTATGGCGAAATTAAAGATGCAGGCGCCGAGTTGCTGGTCGTGTTTCGAGAAGAAGCAACCGGTGCGGATGGCTTGAAAAAGATTCGTGACAAGACAAAAGCAACGATGCCGTTCGCGCTTGATCTCGAAGCAGAAAAGACGGGCGCCTACAGTCCTGAAGGATTCGATACGTACGTAATCGACGAGCAAGGTAAGATCATCACCGTGCTCGAAGGGACGAAGCCCGATCGCCCCATGGGAGACGAAATCTTGAAGGTTCTACGCAAGTAG